AGGCCAAGGATGGCCTTTTCAGCATCACTGCAACCAGACGTGGTCATTGATGCGTACGAGAAAATGCCAGATGAGGCGGGACTGATGGCAACGGGGCCTTGCTGAAATGAGTTTTTGCAGCAAAATCAAGTAATAACTGTGAAAGATGAAGATCCTGGCCTGTCGGAAGACGTTCTGTGGTGAAGACCCCATGGTGGTAATGGACTTGACAGAATAAAATATGCTTGTTACCATGTTTATGCATACGTATTCATCCCCGAGTCCTGGCTTAAGAAAACGCGATTATCAGGCGGGAAGAAGGAGGTTGACGCATGACACAGGCAAAGATATCGATTGGGAGTTGGGCGTACGCCATAGGACCTTATTCGGCTAATCCGGTTCCCATGGACGAAGTGATCGTGAAACTTGCCCAACTTGGTTATGATGGCATTGAGCTGGGAGGATTCAAGCCCCATGCCCACCCGGACCTGTATCCGACCAAAGAGTCGCGTAAGGAGTTTGTCGGTCTTCTGGAAAAATATCGTCTCGGCGTCAGTGCGTATGTTCCTGATCTTTGGTCTTTTCCTTTCGCGAGCGGTGATCCGGAGGCTATACGTAAACATGAAGCCATGTTTGACCAGTCTCTTGAATTCTGTGTTGACTGTGGCTTTCAAAAGCTCCGGTTAGACAACGTGAGTGGCACGCCCTTTCCCGCAGGCTGGGATTACGGAGAAACCTGGGACCGGGTGACCGAGGTTTTCCGAAGGTATGCGGACAAGGCCCGGGATGTAGGGAAAGAGATCGTCTGGGAGTTCGAACCGGGGTTTATCTTTAATAAACCCAGTGAAATCAAGAAGTTTTTTCATGACGTGGGAAAGGAAAATTTTTCGATTCTTTTCGACACCAGCCATGCCCAGATGTGTGCGGTGGTGGGGGCGAAACAGACTGAACCTAAGGAAACTCTCCCCGGAGGGGTCATGGAGTTCATCACCATGCTCAAAGGGTGTATCGGTCACGTACATCTCATTGATTCGGATAACACGCTGCACGATGAGGAAACCAGTACCCATGCCCCCTTTGGAACCGGATACGTCGATTTCACACAAGTCATTCCTGCCCTGATGAAGAACGGATATCCCTCGCCCTGGTGGTGCATCGATTTGTGTTTTTGGCCGAACGCCTGGGAAATCACGGCGGATTCAATCGTGTACCTGAGAGGTCTTTTTTCCCGGTTGGATGATCCTGGAGGTGACGAATGAACGGCTTGACCATGAAAACCTGGGTGTTTTATGAACCGGAAAGCATGAAACTCGAGGAAAGGCCTATTCCCGTACCCCGGGAGGACGAGGTCCTGATCCGGGTCAAAGCTTGTGGGATTTGCGGATCCGACCTCGCATATTACTGGGGTGACTCATCCCTGGAGACTTCCGATGGAAAGGGACCGCTGGTGCTCGGGCATGAGTTTGCCGGAGAAGTGGTGGAAGTGGGCACTATCCCTTCGTCCAAAAAACTTTTCCGACCGGGAGACCGGGTGACGGTCAACCCGGTGCAGTATTGCAACACCTGTGAAATCTGCCATCGAGGCCTGGTCAACTTGTGTGAAAACAAAGGTGTCCTCGGTGTATCTCAAGACGGTGGCTTTGCTGAATACGTCATTTCCCACTACCAGCATCTCTATATTCTCCCCGATAGTGTTTCCTTTCAAGCCGGTGCCTTCGTAGAGCCGCTGGCTAATGCCGTCTATGCCCTGCAAAAACTTTCGGTGGACCCGGGAAATTCCGTCGTGGTCTTTGGTCCCGGTTCGATTGGGCTTTCTCTGGTCTCTTTAATCAAACATAGCGGTGCTGGGAAGGTCGTTCTGACCGGTACCCGCGATTACCGGCTTGAAATGGGAAAGAGAATGGAGGCGGATGTAGTATTAAACCTGGCGGATTCCGCTTCTCCTTATTATACGGGCAATTTAAGGGACCGAATAGCCGGTTTAACCGGAGGACGAATGGCTGACCGGGCGATCGTGGCGACCGGGTCGAAAGAGGCGATGCAGTCGGCGCTGGCCGTCACCGGTCGGCGGTCCCGTATCGTCTATTTTGGGCTCCCCGGAGACCGGGACCGGGTAGAAGTCCCCGCCCTTGAATCGATTCTCTGGGACAAGACCATCGTCTTCTCTTGGCTGGCGCCTTTTACTTGGGGCGAGGCGATCGGGGCGATTTCCGGCGGTTTGATCGATCCGGAACCGTTGATCACTCATCGGGTTTCGTTGGAGGGCTTGCTGGAAGGGCTGACCATCGCCCGAGAAAAAAAGGGAAATCCGATCAAGGTCATGGTTTGCTGAAAAAGGGAGACGTTTCTCATCAATCAGTATAACCGGGAACGACCGACCATGTGGGACGTGGCCAAATACGCCGGGGTCGCTCAATCAACCGTCTCCCGTTTCCTCAATGGGACGGCGACGGTTTCCCCTCAGATCGGTAAGCGTATCGCCGAAGCGATCCAGATATTGGATTATCGACCCAACCAGGTGGCGCGGAACCTGAAGAAAAGGGCAACCAATACGATTGCCTTGTTTGTTCCCGACATTACCAACCTCTTTTATGCGGAATTATCCAAGGGCGTTTCAGAAGAAGCGCGCAGGTGGGGGCTTGAGGTCATTCTTTACGATACCGGGTATCACCGGTCACGGGAAAAGGACTATTTGGAGCTGGCGCTTCGCCAGCAGATAGAAGGGATAGTCATTGCCTATAATTTATTGGATGAGCAGATTTGGCTCCGCTTGGGGAAAAGCAAGATACCGGCGGTGTTGATTGACGTGTATCCGCCTGACGACTCCTGGACGGCCCTGGTGGTGGACAACGAACAAGGAATTCGTCTGGCGATCGATTGCCTGAGATCTTTGGGACATCGGCAGGTAGCCTATCTGAGCGAGCCGCCTTACGTGCTTCCCCTGATCCTCAGGCAACGGGAGTATATGCGGTATATGCGGGAACAAGAACTCCTGGTGAAGGAAAAGTGGATGTTGACCGAAAAAAAACAGCTCAACCGAGTGAAAATCGGTTTCAATCTGGGACGAAAGCTGATTGAGAACGACCCTATTCCCACTGCGGTCATGACCAGTTCCGACCTGGTAGCGGTTGGTGCCTTGTATGCTTTTCTTTCAGCGGGCCTCCGGGTTCCCGAGGAGATCTCGTTGATCGGTTTTGACGATATCATCCTCTCGTCCTATCTTTTTCCGTCGCTGACCACCGTTCGCCAACCGAAGTACGAAATGGGTCTAAGGGGAGTCAGGCTTTTAATGAACTTGATCAGTAAGCCCGGTCGGTCCGCGGCGTGTTTCGAGATCATTGAACCAACCTTGGTCGCGCGGAACTCGACCGGTCCAGCACGGCCGGTCGAAGATGGCCGGTAAATGAACTTAGCTACGTCGATGAAAGGGGAAAGGAGGTGCGGGAGTAAAGGAAGGCCGTTTTGAGAGCGTTTCTTGTTAAAAGCAGTAAAAAACCTTGAATGAGGGGGGATTATTCGATGAAACGTCTCATAATTTGTGTCATGCTAATTATTCTGGCTTTTGCTATGTTCAATGCTACTGCCATAGCCCAGGAAGAGGTAACATTGACCATTCAGTGGGCCGCCGGGGCTCCCATGGATACTCTGATGATCCTGGCAGAGGATTTTACCGCTCAGACCGGAATCAAAGTGGTAGGTGATGCGGTTCCTTGGGCTTTGTACCATGACAAGATGTTTACCGACCTCGCCTCCGGTCGTCCGGGCTTTGATATAGTCTTACCCGATTCCCAGTGGTTGGGGGCGGCAGTAGAAGGTGGACACTTGGTTGACCTCACCGACTGGGTCAATGAAAACGTAGACAAAAATTTAATATTTGAAGAAATGCTTAGAGCTTATTCTGAATACCCTGATGGAAGTGGTAGATATTATGGAATACCGGGTTCTGCCAATGCTTTGGGAATAAGTTATCGGAAAGATCTTTTCGAGGACCCCGCCGAGCAAGCAGCTTTTAAGGAAAAATACGGCTATCCGCTGGATGTTCCCCAAACCTGGAGTCAACTGCGGGATATTGCCGAATTTTTCTACCGTCCTGAGCAGAATCTCTATGGAATCGCTTTATGGCAACGCCCGACAGCTACTGCCGGAGTTGTCGACCAATTCCTGTCCCTCTTTTGGGCCTTTGGGGCGGAGCTTTGGAATCCGGAGACTCGTCGGGTAAAAGGCTATCTCAATAGCGAAGAAGGGAAAGCGGCTGCTCGGTTGTGGGTTGAGTTGTTTCAGTTCCATCCGCCCGGAGCAGCCGGCTACAGTGTGGATGACACCAATGTAGCCATGCGGAAGGGCATGGTGGCCATGATGGGGACCTACTTTAGCTTTTACCCAGGGATTCATAATCCCGATTTGTCACTTTACTGGGATCGGATTGGCTGGTTTCCCACTCCGGGCGAAAAAAGGAGGGTGAGCCAGTTGGGTGGGCAAGGTATGTCTATATCCGCCTATACTCCCCATAAAGAAGAAGCCCTGAAATTCCTGGAATGGTGGTTGCGCGAGGAAACCCAGTGGAAATGGGTGCGGGCGGGATTTTTTTCTCCTCGTGTCGACATCATCGAGGATGATCGTTTTCTGGAATATGCTCCCCCCAATGAAGCTGTTCGGGCTTCCTTCCCCGTGCTCAAAGACTTTTGGGAAATCCCCCTCTATCACGAGATGGGGACGGTAATGGCCGAAATACTTAACAAGGCTGTCTTGGGTCAACTTACACCGGAAGAAGCCATGGACCTGGTTGCCGAGAGACACGAGGAGATCTTGCAAAGAGAGGGATATTACAACTAAGGACAATTTCTTTCTCCCCGGGCGAAAGCCCGGGGAGAAAGAAATTGTGGAGGGAGGGCTGTATCCTTGTCTAGTTTGAAAACGAGTTGGGCCAATCGGGTTTCTGATCGGTCTCTACTGTATATTTTTCTGTTACCTACCTTCGGTTTTTTGCTTTTTCTGGTGGTTTTTCCCCTTGCATGGTCCTTGTATCTTAGTTTTACCACCTATTCAGCCAATATAGATCAACCACCGATCTTCGTCGGTTTAAGTAACTATACGGCCATATTCCGGGACCCAGAGATTTGGTATCGTTTTGTGGTGACCGGACAATTTGTGGTTTTGACGGTAATAATTCAGTTTTTCCTAGGATTTCTGATAGCCATGTTGTTGAACCGGAAATTTTATGGCCGGGGTCTTTTGACCACCCTGTTCATCCTGCCCATGATGTTCTCCCCAGTAGTGATCGGAAAGTTTTTCCGGTTCATGATGGATACCAACTGGGGGGTCATCAACTATCTGCTGGTGGGTGTGGGGTTTCCTCGAATCGCCTGGACCGCCAGTTTTGAATACGCTCTTTATTCTTTGGTGATAGCCGATGTCTGGGTTTGGACCCCTTTCATGGTTCTTCTGAGTCTGGCCGGTCTGTCTAGCGTCCCCAGATATCTCTACGAAGCGGCTGATGTCGACCGGGCCTCGGGATGGTTCAAGTTTCGCTATATCACTTTGCCCTACCTGGCTCCCATTCTTACTCTGGCTGTCTTGTTCCGTACCATGGACGCTTTTCGTTTCTTTGACCTGGTCTATGTTATGACTGGAGGAGGCCCTGGATTTTCAACCCAGACCATTCCTTACTACATTTACATGCTAGCCTTTTCCTTCTGGCGGACCGGGAAGTCAAGTGCACTGGCCTATATCCTCCTCATCATCATCATAGCTTTGAGTAACATCTATATCAATTATCTCAACCGGGTTAGAAGGGCGTAGAGGAGGTAAACATGAACGAATTTCAGCGAAGAAGAACCAAGGACCGGATTATCGTTCTTATGCTCCTGGTGATGCTTTTGGTTTATCTGTTTCCCATTTATTGGATGTTTTCCACCGCCACCAAGACCTTAGCAGAAGCTTTTGCTCTTCCTCCCCGGTGGATTTGGGTACCGAAATTAGAACACTTTGAAAATATCTTTTACGAGGGAGCCGGAGGAGAACTGGGTCGGGTAATGAGGTTAGAAACCGAACGAAGGCCGTCTCCCTTTCTTCGTCAGTTTTCCAACAGTATCATTGTATCATTTGTGAGCACAGGGTTGGCCACTTTTCTGGGGGCGCTTTCCGGGTACGTATTTTCCCGAATGTCGGTAAAGGGGAAAAATGACCTTTTGTTCGTAATCCTTTCCAGCCGTATGCTTCCCCCGGTGGCGATTGCCATACCCTTGGCCCTCATGTACCGAGCCTTGGGGCTTTTTGACACCCGGTTTGGGCTGGTCATTATGTACACGGTGTTCAACCTGGCTTTTGCCGTATGGATGCTGCGTAGTTTCGTCGATGACATCCCCCGGGAGTACGAGGAGGCAGCCCAGGTGGATGGGTATTCCCGCTTCCAGACCTTTTTTAAATTTATCCTGCCGGAGATGAGAGTGGGCATGGTGGCTACCGCCATTTTCAGCCTGATTATGACCTGGAACGAATTTACTTTTTCTTTGCTTTTAACCAGCGATCGGGCCCGCACCGCCATACCTGCCATTGCCCATTCTTTAGGGACGGCGGGGGTGAACTGGGGGCATATCGCAGCCGGTTCTCTTCTAATGGTGGGGCCGGTGGTGGTGTTTACCTTTCTCCTGGGAGATAATCTCATCCGCGGCTTTACTTTTGGAGCCATAAAGGAGTAAATATGATGAAACCCTTGGCTCGTTGGAAAACGTTTTTTGAGCCGATTTCGATCGGAATGATCATTTTTGGAATTTTCAGCCTCTGCCAGCCTTTTACCTTCTTCCTATACCATAACTCCTTTGCTTTTCTGGGGATCGGGGCGGCCTTGTATACCTTTTTTTCCCATATTCCCTCGCTGCAGGATCTGATAGACTGGGAAAACATCCAGAAAAATGAGGAGGCTTGAAGTGGCATTAATCCGAATAGAAAATTTAGTAAAGCGCTTTGGGAAAGTGGAGGCGGTCAAGGGAATTACCCTTGAAGTGAAAGAAGGAGAATTTACAGTCCTTTTGGGACCTTCCGGCTGTGGTAAAACTACCACTCTGCGGTGTGTCGCAGGGTTGGAAGCACCTGATCAGGGGAGAATTTTTTTTGATCGGGATGAGGTTACCCACTTAAGCCCCGCCGCCCGCAACATTGCTTTTGTGTTTCAACTCTATGCTCTTTATCCCCATCTTTCGGTGTACGATAACATTGCTTTTCCCCTTCGGGCAGACAGAGCCCCCCGGGAGGAAATCAGGAGTAGGGTGAAAGAGGTTCTCCAACTGTTACAGATCGAGGAGGTGGCCTCGATGAAACCCCGCCGGCTGACTGGTGGACAGAAACAGCGGGTGGCACTGGGACGGGCTATTATTCGCCGTCCCCGGGTTTTTTTGCTGGATGAACCACTCTCCAATGTCGATGCGAAATTGCGGGAAAAGACTCGGGGTGAATTGAAAAAGTTGCAGAAATCCATCGGGTCGACTACGCTTTATGTTACCCATGACCAGGTAGAGGCCATGACCATGGCCGACAAGATTGTGGTCATGAATTTCGGTGATATCCAACAGATTGGAGACCCCCATGCGGTGTACCATTTTCCGGCGAATCTTTTTGTGGCTCATTTTATCGGGAGCCCGGGTATGAATTTTTTTCCTGGAGAAATGGTTCGGGTAGGGAATATGGGTATTGCGATCGATGGGGATTTTACCGTTCCCCTCCCGGCGGAGCAAACGCAAGCCATAGAAAAGCGGAAGTACGTGAAGGATGTCGTCCTGGGAGTCCGTCCGGAAAACATCATCATTACGGATGAGAGCAGAGGTGTGGTCAGCGGGGAAACCTATGTTTTCGAACCGCAGGGCGCCCAGAACATCCTGACGGCGAAAGTCGGGACCCATATCATTAAAGTGGTGTTACCCAGTGATCAGGTCTTTCGGGTCGGTGACCGTGTATCCTTTCAATTCAAGGAAGTCCGGGTTTTTGACCGGGCCACCGAATCGTTGATAGCATAGGGGAAAAAGCATGGCGAACCTTTCGATTACGAGCCTGACCAAGCGTTTTGGCAAAACGACCGCGGTTTCCGATCTTACCCTGGAGGTGGCGGATGGCATGATCACGGTCCTTCTGGGACCGACCGGGGCGGGAAAGACCACGACCCTTCGCTGCGTTGCCGGACTGGAAAAAATTGATCGGGGGGAAATCCGGATCGGTGAAACAATAGTTAACCCTCTGCCTCCCCAGCAACGGAACGTCGCATTTGTATTCCAGAATTTCTCTCTCTATCCCCGGTATAGCGTGCATGAAAACATCGCTTCACCGCTTCGCATCCGAAACCTGTCTCCTGCCGAAGTGGATCGGCGGGTGAAGGACGCGGCCCGAATGCTCCATATCGATCACCTCCTTACCCGTAAGCCGATTTTCATCAGCGGAGGCGAAATGCAACGAGTAACTATCGCCCGGGCTCTCGTCCGGGACCCCGCGGTGTTTTTACTCGACGAACCGCTCACCAACCTGGACGCCAAGATCCGCGAAGAAATGCGGACCGAGTTGAAGCGGTTGCAATCAGAAACCGGGGCTACCTTTTTTTACGCAACGCCGGACCAGGCCGAGGCTTTGTCTATAGCTGACCGAATCGCCGTTTTACACCATGGGAAAACTGTGCAGACCGGATCGCCGAGCGAGATTTACCAGCGACCCCGCAACCTTTTTGTCGCCGACCTTGTCGGCAGTCCGGGGATGAACTTTATTCCAACCGAATGGGTGGAGGAAAAGATATTTGATCTGGGCCCGGGCCTGTTCCAGCTCAAAATTGGAAAGCCATCCGCCTTACGAGCGCCATCCCGGATCCGGGAACGGATAATACTGGGTGTTCGTCCCGAAGATTGTTACCTGGCAAGGGAAACGGGTAATGGCCTGTTCCCGGCCCGGGTCGAACTGGTCGAACCCCTGGGGATATGGCAGATTGTCCGGTTGAAACTGGGAAACCATGTGATCCGGGTCCGTTGTGAAGAAAAGATTCACTATAATCCGGATGATACGGTTTTTTGCGGTTTTAAAGAGGGGAAAATTCATCTGTTTGACGCCGAAATCGAGGAACGTATCGATTGAAGGAGGGCTGAGTCATGTCCTACGGAGTCAACCTGTTTCTCTGGACTGCCGCGTACACGGATCAAAAACGGGACCTGATCCCGAAGGTGAAATCCATGGGATTTGACCTGGTGGAAATTCCGCTTGATCT
The sequence above is a segment of the Atribacteraceae bacterium genome. Coding sequences within it:
- a CDS encoding sugar phosphate isomerase/epimerase family protein, translated to MTQAKISIGSWAYAIGPYSANPVPMDEVIVKLAQLGYDGIELGGFKPHAHPDLYPTKESRKEFVGLLEKYRLGVSAYVPDLWSFPFASGDPEAIRKHEAMFDQSLEFCVDCGFQKLRLDNVSGTPFPAGWDYGETWDRVTEVFRRYADKARDVGKEIVWEFEPGFIFNKPSEIKKFFHDVGKENFSILFDTSHAQMCAVVGAKQTEPKETLPGGVMEFITMLKGCIGHVHLIDSDNTLHDEETSTHAPFGTGYVDFTQVIPALMKNGYPSPWWCIDLCFWPNAWEITADSIVYLRGLFSRLDDPGGDE
- a CDS encoding alcohol dehydrogenase catalytic domain-containing protein; the encoded protein is MNGLTMKTWVFYEPESMKLEERPIPVPREDEVLIRVKACGICGSDLAYYWGDSSLETSDGKGPLVLGHEFAGEVVEVGTIPSSKKLFRPGDRVTVNPVQYCNTCEICHRGLVNLCENKGVLGVSQDGGFAEYVISHYQHLYILPDSVSFQAGAFVEPLANAVYALQKLSVDPGNSVVVFGPGSIGLSLVSLIKHSGAGKVVLTGTRDYRLEMGKRMEADVVLNLADSASPYYTGNLRDRIAGLTGGRMADRAIVATGSKEAMQSALAVTGRRSRIVYFGLPGDRDRVEVPALESILWDKTIVFSWLAPFTWGEAIGAISGGLIDPEPLITHRVSLEGLLEGLTIAREKKGNPIKVMVC
- a CDS encoding LacI family DNA-binding transcriptional regulator; its protein translation is MWDVAKYAGVAQSTVSRFLNGTATVSPQIGKRIAEAIQILDYRPNQVARNLKKRATNTIALFVPDITNLFYAELSKGVSEEARRWGLEVILYDTGYHRSREKDYLELALRQQIEGIVIAYNLLDEQIWLRLGKSKIPAVLIDVYPPDDSWTALVVDNEQGIRLAIDCLRSLGHRQVAYLSEPPYVLPLILRQREYMRYMREQELLVKEKWMLTEKKQLNRVKIGFNLGRKLIENDPIPTAVMTSSDLVAVGALYAFLSAGLRVPEEISLIGFDDIILSSYLFPSLTTVRQPKYEMGLRGVRLLMNLISKPGRSAACFEIIEPTLVARNSTGPARPVEDGR
- a CDS encoding sugar ABC transporter substrate-binding protein; the encoded protein is MKRLIICVMLIILAFAMFNATAIAQEEVTLTIQWAAGAPMDTLMILAEDFTAQTGIKVVGDAVPWALYHDKMFTDLASGRPGFDIVLPDSQWLGAAVEGGHLVDLTDWVNENVDKNLIFEEMLRAYSEYPDGSGRYYGIPGSANALGISYRKDLFEDPAEQAAFKEKYGYPLDVPQTWSQLRDIAEFFYRPEQNLYGIALWQRPTATAGVVDQFLSLFWAFGAELWNPETRRVKGYLNSEEGKAAARLWVELFQFHPPGAAGYSVDDTNVAMRKGMVAMMGTYFSFYPGIHNPDLSLYWDRIGWFPTPGEKRRVSQLGGQGMSISAYTPHKEEALKFLEWWLREETQWKWVRAGFFSPRVDIIEDDRFLEYAPPNEAVRASFPVLKDFWEIPLYHEMGTVMAEILNKAVLGQLTPEEAMDLVAERHEEILQREGYYN
- a CDS encoding sugar ABC transporter permease; amino-acid sequence: MSSLKTSWANRVSDRSLLYIFLLPTFGFLLFLVVFPLAWSLYLSFTTYSANIDQPPIFVGLSNYTAIFRDPEIWYRFVVTGQFVVLTVIIQFFLGFLIAMLLNRKFYGRGLLTTLFILPMMFSPVVIGKFFRFMMDTNWGVINYLLVGVGFPRIAWTASFEYALYSLVIADVWVWTPFMVLLSLAGLSSVPRYLYEAADVDRASGWFKFRYITLPYLAPILTLAVLFRTMDAFRFFDLVYVMTGGGPGFSTQTIPYYIYMLAFSFWRTGKSSALAYILLIIIIALSNIYINYLNRVRRA
- a CDS encoding carbohydrate ABC transporter permease, with protein sequence MNEFQRRRTKDRIIVLMLLVMLLVYLFPIYWMFSTATKTLAEAFALPPRWIWVPKLEHFENIFYEGAGGELGRVMRLETERRPSPFLRQFSNSIIVSFVSTGLATFLGALSGYVFSRMSVKGKNDLLFVILSSRMLPPVAIAIPLALMYRALGLFDTRFGLVIMYTVFNLAFAVWMLRSFVDDIPREYEEAAQVDGYSRFQTFFKFILPEMRVGMVATAIFSLIMTWNEFTFSLLLTSDRARTAIPAIAHSLGTAGVNWGHIAAGSLLMVGPVVVFTFLLGDNLIRGFTFGAIKE
- a CDS encoding ABC transporter ATP-binding protein — its product is MALIRIENLVKRFGKVEAVKGITLEVKEGEFTVLLGPSGCGKTTTLRCVAGLEAPDQGRIFFDRDEVTHLSPAARNIAFVFQLYALYPHLSVYDNIAFPLRADRAPREEIRSRVKEVLQLLQIEEVASMKPRRLTGGQKQRVALGRAIIRRPRVFLLDEPLSNVDAKLREKTRGELKKLQKSIGSTTLYVTHDQVEAMTMADKIVVMNFGDIQQIGDPHAVYHFPANLFVAHFIGSPGMNFFPGEMVRVGNMGIAIDGDFTVPLPAEQTQAIEKRKYVKDVVLGVRPENIIITDESRGVVSGETYVFEPQGAQNILTAKVGTHIIKVVLPSDQVFRVGDRVSFQFKEVRVFDRATESLIA
- a CDS encoding ABC transporter ATP-binding protein, producing MANLSITSLTKRFGKTTAVSDLTLEVADGMITVLLGPTGAGKTTTLRCVAGLEKIDRGEIRIGETIVNPLPPQQRNVAFVFQNFSLYPRYSVHENIASPLRIRNLSPAEVDRRVKDAARMLHIDHLLTRKPIFISGGEMQRVTIARALVRDPAVFLLDEPLTNLDAKIREEMRTELKRLQSETGATFFYATPDQAEALSIADRIAVLHHGKTVQTGSPSEIYQRPRNLFVADLVGSPGMNFIPTEWVEEKIFDLGPGLFQLKIGKPSALRAPSRIRERIILGVRPEDCYLARETGNGLFPARVELVEPLGIWQIVRLKLGNHVIRVRCEEKIHYNPDDTVFCGFKEGKIHLFDAEIEERID